The following nucleotide sequence is from Hyphomicrobiales bacterium.
GAAGGACGGGTCCTCCTGGGCCAGGCGGTTGAGAGCAACGCCCATCTTCTCCTGATCGGCTTTCGACTTCGGCTCGATGGCGATCTCGATCACCGGATCGGGGAAGTCCATGCGCTCGAGAATCACCGGTTGGGCCGGGTCGCACAGCGTGTCGCCGGTGGTCACGTCCTTGAGGCCGGCCAGCGCCACGATGTCGCCGGCGAAGGCCTGCTTGATGTCCTCGCGATGGTTGGAATGCATCAGCAGCATGCGGCCGACGCGTTCGCGCTTTTCCTTGACGGTGTTGAGCAGCGGCGCGCCGGTCTCCATCTTGCCCGAATAGACGCGGCAGAAGGTCAGCGAGCCGACGAACGGGTCGTTCATGACCTTGAAGGCGAGCATCGAAAGCGGCTCTGCATCGGAAGACTTGCGGCGCAACTCGTTGCCGGTCTTCGGGTCGATGCCGCGGATGTCGGGCACCTCGACCGGGCTCGGCAGAAAGTCGACAACCGCATCGAGGAGCGGCTGAACGCCCTTGTTCTTGAACGCCGAGCCGCACAGGACGGGCACGAATAGGTTGCCGCAAGTGCCTTTGCGGATAAGCTTTTTCAGCGTCGCCTCGTCGGGCGTGTTGCCCTCCAGATAGGCCTCCATCACGCCTTCGTCGAGCTCGACCGCCGCTTCGATCATCTTTTCGCGGTAGCTCTTGGCCTGGTCGGTCAGTTCGGCGGGGATATCGATGTAATGATATTTGGCGCCGAGCGATTCATCCTCCCAGACGATGCCCTGCATCCTGATCAGGTCGATGCAGCCCCGAAACTTGTTCTCGGCGCCGATCGGAAGCTGGACGATGATCGGATGGGCGCCGAGGCGCTTCTCGACCATCTTCACGGATTGAAAGAAATCCGCGCCGATCTTGTCCATCTTGTTGACGAAGATCATGCGCGGGACCTTGTACTTGTCGGCCTGGCGCCACACCGTCTCGGTCTGCGGCTCCACGCCGGCATTGGCGTCGAGCAGCGCGATGGCGCCGTCGAGCACGCGCAAGGAGCGCTCCACCTCGATGGTAAAGTCGACATGGCCCGGCGTGTCGATGATGTTGAGGCGCTTCTCCCTCCAGTAGCAGGTCGTCGCCGCGGAGGTGATGGTGATGCCGCGCTCCTGCTCCTGCTCCATCCAGTCCATGGTCGCGGCGCCCTCATGCACCTCGCCCATCTTATGGCTCTTGCCGGTGTAGTAGAGGATCCGCTCGGTCGTCGTCGTCTTTCCGGCATCGATGTGGGCCATGATGCCGAAGTTGCGGTAATCCTCGATTTTGTGGGTACGGGGCATGGGAGAGGTCTCTTAAAGCTCAGCTACCATCGATAATGCGAGAAGGCGCGGTTGGCCTCGGCCATCTTGTGCGTATCCTCGCGCTTCTTGACCGCGGTCCCCCGATTGTTCGACGCATCGAGCAGTTCGCCGGAAAGCCGCCCGACCATGGTTTTCTCGCTGCGACCGTTGGCGGCCGCGATCAGCCAGCGAATGGCGAGCGCCTGCCGGCGGTCGGTGCGCACCTCGATCGGCACCTGATAGGTCGCTCCGCCGACGCGCCTCGACCGCACCTCGATCGCCGGCATGACATTCTCCAACGCCTGGCGGAACACGGCGATGGGATCCTGCTTGGCCTTGCGCTCGATCTCGTCGAGAGCGCCGTAGACCAGCCGCTCGGCGACCGATTTCTTGCCGGCCTTCATGACGGAGTTCATGAATTTGGTGAGCACCATGTCGCCGAATTTGGGATCCGGCATGATCTCACGCTTGTCGGCACGGTGGCGACGCGACATCTTTCCGGCTCCCTATTTCGGCCGCTTGGCGCCGTATTTCGAGCGCCGCTGCCTACGGTCCTTCACCCCCTGGGTGTCGAGCACGCCGCGGATGATGTGATAGCGCACGCCCGGCAGGTCCTTCACCCGCCCGCCGCGGATCATGACCACGGAATGCTCCTGAAGGTTGTGGCCTTCGCCGGGGATGTAACTGGTCACCTCGAAGCCGTTGGTCAGGCGCACGCGCGCCACCTTGCGCAGCGCCGAGTTCGGCTTTTTCGGCGTCGTCGTGTAGACGCGCGTGCACACGCCGCGCTTCTGCGGGCAGGCTTCCATGGCCGGCACCTTGTTGCGCTTGACCTTCGGAGCGCGCGGTTTGCGGATCAATTGGTTAATCGTCGGCATGATTGGCCTTTGTCGTCTACCTTTTGCGTTTGCCGTCGCGGCGCTGCGCTGGGGGGCGCCCGGTTCGTGCAGCATTTCGAGCCGGGCCGGCGGTCTAACC
It contains:
- the fusA gene encoding elongation factor G, giving the protein MPRTHKIEDYRNFGIMAHIDAGKTTTTERILYYTGKSHKMGEVHEGAATMDWMEQEQERGITITSAATTCYWREKRLNIIDTPGHVDFTIEVERSLRVLDGAIALLDANAGVEPQTETVWRQADKYKVPRMIFVNKMDKIGADFFQSVKMVEKRLGAHPIIVQLPIGAENKFRGCIDLIRMQGIVWEDESLGAKYHYIDIPAELTDQAKSYREKMIEAAVELDEGVMEAYLEGNTPDEATLKKLIRKGTCGNLFVPVLCGSAFKNKGVQPLLDAVVDFLPSPVEVPDIRGIDPKTGNELRRKSSDAEPLSMLAFKVMNDPFVGSLTFCRVYSGKMETGAPLLNTVKEKRERVGRMLLMHSNHREDIKQAFAGDIVALAGLKDVTTGDTLCDPAQPVILERMDFPDPVIEIAIEPKSKADQEKMGVALNRLAQEDPSFRVASDPESGQTIIKGMGELHLDIIVDRMRREFKVDANIGQPQVAYRETVTRATEVDYTHKKQTGGSGQFARIKLVVEPNAPGRGYEFESKIVGGNVPREYIPGVEKGIAAVMTSGVLAGFPVVDVKAKLVDGAYHDVDSSALAFEIAARAAFREALQKAGPKLLEPIMKVEVVTPEEYTGGIIGDLTSRRGHVEGQDLRGNATVINAMVPLANMFGYINTLRSMSQGRAQYTMQFDHYEQVPHAVAEEVQAKFA
- the rpsG gene encoding 30S ribosomal protein S7, whose product is MSRRHRADKREIMPDPKFGDMVLTKFMNSVMKAGKKSVAERLVYGALDEIERKAKQDPIAVFRQALENVMPAIEVRSRRVGGATYQVPIEVRTDRRQALAIRWLIAAANGRSEKTMVGRLSGELLDASNNRGTAVKKREDTHKMAEANRAFSHYRW
- the rpsL gene encoding 30S ribosomal protein S12 translates to MPTINQLIRKPRAPKVKRNKVPAMEACPQKRGVCTRVYTTTPKKPNSALRKVARVRLTNGFEVTSYIPGEGHNLQEHSVVMIRGGRVKDLPGVRYHIIRGVLDTQGVKDRRQRRSKYGAKRPK